From a single Saimiri boliviensis isolate mSaiBol1 chromosome 7, mSaiBol1.pri, whole genome shotgun sequence genomic region:
- the LOC101035762 gene encoding large ribosomal subunit protein eL21-like, with protein MANTKGKRRGTRYMFSRPFRKHGVVPLATYMRIYKKGDVVDIKGMGTVQKGMPHKCYHGKTGRVYNVTQHAVGIVVNKQVKGKILAKRINVSIEHIKHSKSRDSFLKCVKETDQKKKEAKEKGTWAQLKCQPASPRETHFVRTNGKEPELLESINYEFMA; from the coding sequence atggcaaacacaaagggaaagaggagaggcactcgatacatgttctctaggccttttagaaaacatggagttgttcctttggccacgtatatgcgaatctataagaaaggtgatgttgtagacatcaagggaatgggtactgttcaaaaaggaatgccccacaaatgttatcatggcaaaactggaagagtctacaatgttacccagcatgctgttggcattgttgtaaacaaacaagttaagggcaagattcttgccaagagaattaatgtgagTATTGAGCACATCAAGCACTCTAAGAGCCGTGATAgcttcctaaaatgtgtgaaggaaactgatcagaaaaagaaagaagccaaagagaaaggtacctgggcCCAACTGAAGTGCCAGCCTGCTTCACCCAGAGAAAcacactttgtgagaaccaatgggaaggagcctgagctgctggaatcTATTAactatgaattcatggcataa